TAGGGTCTAGCCCATGTGGGTCCATCATGTATCCCCTCCCACCCTCAGCGTGCTGGAGTCAGTCTGCAGGAGAAAGCTCTTGGGCCTTGGCTACACTCCTGGTGCCTGTGAACAGTCATTTGAGGTCACCCTGTCTTCAGTTTCAGGGTACCTGAAACTTGGGGAGGGCTAAAAAGCTTCCTGATAAGTCCAGGCATAGGTATGTCCTTACCAGGTCATCCTTGGCACAGAATTGATGGGTCACCAGCAGCCAGGAACAGTTTTGCTTCTGGATTTTACAGCCATTGGTGCTCTAAAGGAAGAAGACATAGCTTTATAGGAATGACTAAAGCACCCTTAAAGTTTCCCATATATGTGCTAAGAAGCATTTACTCAGTCCCTGAGAAGTCTAGGCAGTACCTAGGAGGACTCCTAATAGTTTGGATGAGTAAGGGATTCCTGAACAGCCTGCAGGGACACCATCATGGAGTAGTCCTCCTAAGTAAAATCACCCTATCTTAGGGAACAAGAGTGGAGCTGCTAATTGGAGAGGGGATCCAGGGTCAGGAGGTGCTAAGAAAGGTAAAAAGCAGGTCTGGGCTCTGATCCTCACCCACTGGGTCTAGCTCAATTcagttctttaaaaaacagagcaccaagataaattcagaatggttgaatgacttgaatataaagagggaaactataaataagttaagtgaacacagaatggtatacctgtcagatctctgggaaaggaaagattttaaaaccaagcaagagttagagaaaattacaaaatgtaaaataatttcaattacatcgaattaaaaagtttttgtacaaacaaaaacaacacaaccaaaatcagaagggaaacaacaaactggggaaaaatctttataacaaaaaactctgacaggggtctaattactcaaatatacaagctgttaaatcaattgtataaaaattcaagccattccccaattgataaatgggcaagagacatgaataggcaattttcagataaagaaatcaaaactatcaatgagcacatgagaaagttttctaaatctctaataattagagaaatgcaaatcaaaaacaactctgaggtatcacctcacacccagcagattggctaaaatgatagcaggggagagtaataaatgttggagaggatgtggcaaaattgggacagtaatgcattgctggtggagttgcgaactgatccaaccattctggagggcaatttggaactaggcccaaagagcaataaaagactgcctgccctttgatccagccatagcattgctgggtttgtactcgaaagagatcatagataaaaagacttgtacaaaaatatttatagctgtgctctttgtggtggcaaaaaactggaaaatgaggggatgcccttcaattggggaatggctgaataaattgtggtatatgctggtgatggaatactattgtgctcaaaggaataagaacATTGTAcggttatttttcttctgtttccactcctgcagttcttcctctgaatgtgggtagtgttcttttccataaatccctcagaactgtcctgtgtcactacattgctgccagtacagaagtccattacattcgattttaccacagtatatcagcctttgtgtacaacgttctcctggttctgctcctttcactctgcgtcacttcctggaggtctttccagttcacatggaatccctccagttctttattcctttgagcacaatagtattccatcagcagcaggtatcacaatttgttcagccattccctaatcaagggacaccccctcattttccagttttttgccaccacaaaaagcacgactataaatatttttgtacaagtctgtttatctatgatccctttggggtacaaacccagcaatggtatggctggataaaaagggcaggcagtcttttagtgctctttgggcattgttcaactatcaataatatggaaacaggttttgatcatattaaaaccagtggaaatgcgtattggctatgggagggggtgaaggggaaagtaagatcatgaatcatgtaaccatggaaagtttttctaaaaaataaaaaaaggattaaaaaaaacagggcAGAAAATGCTCACTGGAGGAGTTTACAAACACTGGGTGGCTCTCTGGCTCTGCCTCTCTGCACATCCCTGTCCTCTAGAAAAGCGGGGCCACAATCATCAGAGGGTCATGGCTGGCTGGAAGGCTGGAGgtcctttagttcttcctctgtgtGTCCCAGGGAAGGCTGGGTTTGGGACTTTGTAGGTTACCCACATACATGTACAGGCTGATGCCTGAGCTGCTCTGGGGGCCAGGGGACTAGCCCACATGGTCCCTTCTTGGAACCTGGGATCTAGCTTCAGGACGTCCGGACAGCTTCCTAGGCCTGGTGATGCTTTAAGGAGGCCTGGGCTGCTGGCTCTGAGCTTAGAACAGCTGGAACCGGGCTTGGGCCCGGGTGAGGGAGAGGCCAGCCACAGGGGGGCACAGCGCTTCCTCTTCGGGGTGGGCACCGACCCACCTGGCCCCAaaggaggagaaactgaggcccagccaTGACTTGTGGTTGCGCAGCCAGGGTCCTCGCCCGCGGGCCCTTGCACCCCGCTAAGTCCCGGAACTGCCTTCCCAGACCCTGGACTCTGCTCCAACCCGGTAAATTGCTCAATGCTGGGGGCGGGGCCCCGGGCGACCCAATCAGGGACCCTCCGAAGAGGCGGGGCCAGGGCTGGAAGAGCGGAAGTCTCCATGGTAACAGCAGCTAGGCCCAGGGGAGGCAGAGAAATGTGCGTTCGCTCCGGTCCTCCGTTGCCATGGCAACACACAGGGGTGCTTCCAGGGTAACAAGGCCCAATCCGCGCGCTTTCCATGACAACAGACACCTGAGGCAGAGAAGCAGGAGGAGGCCAGGGCCAAGTCACTCACCCCGTCCAGCAGCAAGATGCGTCCCGCACAGGAACTCCTGGTGAAGAACTCCTCTTGGCCGTTCAGGAGCTCCACCAGCTCCGCCACATCCTCGTCTATGACGCCCTGCCGGCTCAGGTCTGCCTTGCTCAGGCCCTGCGTCTTCCACTTCTGGAACTCGCCCGAGCCCTCCATGAATGCTCCCCTGACGCGAACCCCTACGTGACGTGGCAGCGGCCCCATGGGCGCAGCCATGTTGAGCGCGACGGCGGCCGCCGGGGCACAAACGGCTTCTCCGAGGCACCGGGGGCGGGGCCTCGAAACGccgggggtggggtgaagggggaggggaggggcctcTAGGGCTGCCAGCTCCGCCCTTCGGTCCAGCAGGTCCATTTTGAGCTCTGAGAGCTCCCAGAGCTTCTGGAGTACGCGGACAAGGCTGGGTGAGCTGCGGCCTCGGGCCTCTCCCTCTTTCCCGGGCTTCTCCGGAGCCGTGGTCCGGCAGGGCGCGTGAGGCCTGCGAGGCCGGGCCTAGCCATCCTGGCCTGACCGGGTCTGGGCTCAACTGGCtgtccttcccccttcctgctccttcctccctccccctcccccacctgccCCTTAGGCCCTGAGAGGGGTCCAGCCACGTGCAGCAGTTATTAGGCACCTGCCGTGTGTCCCAGAGCGAGTTCGGGCAGCCGGGGCTCCGCTCTAGAAATATGGGGAAGGCCGAGccccgagttcaagtcctgctgGGGCGCTCGGCTGACCCCTCTCTAAAACGAGGGCTCTCCCTTAGGACGAGGGGGCAAGCGGGCGGCAGAGCCGGGCCTCGAATCCCCTTTTCAATTTCTAGAGCAGGTCCCTCTCCCAGCGGGCCGCTTCTGGCGGGTCGGGCGGCGACCTTTGGTCCCCTGGCTGAGCCCTTGGAGCTTGGCCCTGGAACTGACCCGAAGAGGCCCCGGGGCTTCAGGGCTCAAACCCtcgccaccccccaccccccaccggGCTCGGAGGGACCGCGATCAATCtgctcccacccacccaccccacccccagtgaCCCTGCACAGCTGATGAGTTGGCCCCAATTTCTGGTGGGAGAGGGGGCCTGTGGGGGCTCTCTGAGGTCTTGGACCCTGACCACTGTGGAGTCCTGCCTCAGAGCTTCTTGGTTAGGGGCCCCAGGCCGGTGACTTGCttgctgtgcctcagtttcctcatctgtagagcGGGGAGTGGTTGGGGGGAACCTAGGGAAGGGGCTCTGCCATTTCGGACTGCTGGATGTCCACCCCTAGGGCTGCGGCCGGCTGACCCGGTACCATGGCCAGCGGGCAGAAGGTGATGAACGCCATCAGGGTCCTGGAGTTCGGGGGCCCCGAGGTGCTGCGATTCCAACATGACGTCCCCATTCCTGAGGCCAAAGACAACCAGGTGGGGGCCCCTCTCGCACCAGGAAGGGCTGGGGGATGGGGGGGCTGCAGCGAGGGGGGACCCCCTCAGAGAGCCCAGCCCACAATTCCCTGCCACCCCTAGATCCTgatcaaggtccatgcctgtggCGTCAACCCCGTGGAGACCTACATCCGCTCAGGGACGTACAGCCGGGTGCCCACCCTGCCCTACACGCCGGGCAGTGACGTAGCGGGGGTCGTGGAAGCCCTGGGCCGAGGCGTGGATGGCTTCAAGGTATCCTAGGGACCCCCAGACCCTCAGCCCTGGTCTGGGCCTCGggctcccccacctccccaccggTGCCCCTTCCCCGGGGGGATGTGAGTCTGTGCCAGCAGCAGCTCTGCCACATGGCTGTGCCCAGGTACCCGCTCCCCCACCAGTGCCCCTTGGGGGGTGTCTGCCTGGGATGGCTGTGCCCGGGTACCCGCTCCCCTGCCTTCTGCCCCCTCCCTGAGGCATCCCCTTGTCCTCCCCACAGAAGGGAGACCGCGTGTTCACCACGAAGACCATCACGGGGGGCTACGCGGAGTACACAGTGGCCTCGGTGCACACAGTCTTCCCCCTGCCCGAAACCCTGAGCTTCAGCCAAGGCGCAGCCCTGGGGATCCCCTACTTCACCGCCTTCCGTGCCCTTTTCCACAAGTAGGTACCCCCCCCCACCAGTCCTTTCTGGGCTAGGGTCTGAGCCCTTTGGCCTGGGGCTCCCCCATCCCTGCTTGTGGAGGCGCCTCCCCCTGGCTTTGCCGCCATCGGAACCCTGATCCTTGAACCCACCGCTGCAGAGGGAGAGCCTGGGGGCACCCCAAGTCCAGCCACCATCCCAGTCCCCTGTCCCTTCTCTGGCCTGTCTGGGCCCTGTGAGCCACTGGACTCCAGACACCGGGGGTCATCCCGGGCTCACCCCTCAGCCCCCATTGCTGCCCCCCATCGCCGCCCCCCATCGTGGCCCTCTTCTCTAATGCAGGGCTCAGGCTAGGCCCGGAGAGACCGTCCTCGTCCACGGGGCCAGCGGTGGGGTGAGTATTCTGGGGGTGCCGGGCCTGGCCTGTGGGTGGGGGGCTGCTCCTATAGAAAGGGCAAACGAAGTGCCCAGCAGCCTCACGGGGCCCCTGAGAGCCCCCCCACCAGAGATAACTGCACAGATGGGCAGAACCAGTGGTCTAGAGGCAGCAGGCCCGGGTTCGAATCCTGTCTCAGAAGCTTGCCACCCAAGAGCCGGGCACGAGGCCCCTCCTTTCCCAGGCCCCAGTTTCCTCCTGTGGAGGCCCCTGAGGGCCCCAGCTGGAGAGGGAGGCTCTCGAGATGGCCTGAGGCCCTTCCTGCTCTGCATGGGGGCCCCGGCTGGGCCAAGGGGCTTCCACCCCAATAGCCACCTGGAGCTGGGCCCCTGCACGTGCccatttctcagatgaggaaaccgaggcagaggcTGCTATTGCCACAGTCGAATCCGGGCCTCCTTGGCTCTTGGCTGGAGCACCTCCCCCCTCGGTGGCCCCGGGGGCATCGCACAGGCCAGTGTCGGTGCCAGGCCGGACGTCACGTGGCTGAGGCCAGCGTCGCGGAGGGAGACCCGAACTGCCTTCTCTTCCCCAAGGTCGGGATAGCCACGTGCCAGATTGCCAGAGCGTACGGCCTGAAGGTCCTGGGCACGGCGGGCACCGACCAGGGCAGGAAGGTCGTCCTGAAGAGCGGCGCCCACAAGATCTTCAACCACCGAGAGGCGGGCTACGTCGACAGGATCCAGGTGGGCCTGCCCCCAGCCCCAAGAAGGGGGGCTGTGAGACGTGACCCTGGAACCCTGAGAACGGGGGGTGTGAGACG
The window above is part of the Gracilinanus agilis isolate LMUSP501 chromosome 4, AgileGrace, whole genome shotgun sequence genome. Proteins encoded here:
- the CRYZ gene encoding quinone oxidoreductase, whose translation is MASGQKVMNAIRVLEFGGPEVLRFQHDVPIPEAKDNQILIKVHACGVNPVETYIRSGTYSRVPTLPYTPGSDVAGVVEALGRGVDGFKKGDRVFTTKTITGGYAEYTVASVHTVFPLPETLSFSQGAALGIPYFTAFRALFHKAQARPGETVLVHGASGGVGIATCQIARAYGLKVLGTAGTDQGRKVVLKSGAHKIFNHREAGYVDRIQKYVGENGVNVIIEMVSNVNLHNDLHLLSYGGRVIIVGSRGPIEINPRDTMKKEISIIGMSLYSSSKEDFMETLSALLAGIESGWLQPVIGSHYLLENAAKAHEDIIKSAGAAGKMVLLMA